The Struthio camelus isolate bStrCam1 chromosome 5, bStrCam1.hap1, whole genome shotgun sequence genome has a segment encoding these proteins:
- the AKAP5 gene encoding A-kinase anchor protein 5 → MAKAAREIQTESAGEPGTPGAAAARSPAEERAEKPSVFCFKKRKASCKGAKDEGDPAACPETGHRLGADPGEATVPSRSQSPRGAWAALKSLARPRRRLSSSSRKKAPADAQVRLETSVEEAGARGGPRPRGSSGWAMPCLRLSRGRKRPSPSEAAEDSEGSVKASEAAGVVSKASEEPADSAPADKADVAESSGQVSGEEKEREVAAESADAAGKREPLAEPSPGEDEAPERAVQPEKTRSETANEPVQDKLPEGSPHPAVVDAEAEEAASEAPVSEEPPGSAPEVAAGREMAASRQEPPDGDGGDRSANRREEQRGADGAATRAGRPAASAEAARAPSRPVEPPGWDAAWEAGGGVGIVITVTAAADSDDADSDQTCQPSPVLRPNKQKGPKKGGGSEAGHEEGSAAGGGRQLEDKGLGEPGHRTAEQREVLLVETASSLVKAAIQASIEQLLNEMALEQNKENSFL, encoded by the coding sequence ATGGCGAAGGCGGCCAGAGAAATCCAAACGGAGAGCGCGGGAGAGCCGGGGACGCCCGGCGCAGCAGCAGCGCGCTCCCCCGCGGAGGAACGGGCGGAAAAGCCCTCCGTGTTCTGCTTTAAGAAGCGGAAGGCGTCCTGCAAGGGGGCGAAGGACGAAGGGGATCCCGCCGCCTGCCCAGAGACCGGCCACCGCCTTGGTGCCGACCCAGGAGAGGCGACAGTCCCCAGCCGGTCCCAGTCGCCTAGAGGGGCCTGGGCGGCTCTCAAAAGCCTTGCGAGACCTCGGAGAAGGTTGAGCTCCTCCTCGCGGAAGAAGGCGCCGGCGGACGCTCAAGTGCGGCTGGAGACGAGCGTGGAGGaggccggggcgcgcggcgggccgaggccgcggggcagctcggggtgggcgATGCCCTGCCTGCGGCTCTCCAGAGGCAGGAAGCGGCCGAGCCCCTCGGAAGCGGCGGAGGACTCGGAGGGCAGCGTCAAAGCGAGTGAAGCGGCGGGCGTCGTGAGTAAAGCTAGCGAAGAGCCGGCCGATTCGGCGCCGGCGGACAAAGCTGACGTGGCCGAATCCTCCGGCCAGGTCTCCGGGGAGGAGAAGGAGCGGGAGGTGGCTGCGGAAAGCGCCGATGCTGCTGGGAAGAGGGAGCCTTTGGCAGAGCCCAGCCCTGGGGAAGACGAGGCTCCCGAGCGCGCCGTCCAGCCGGAAAAAACCCGTTCGGAGACGGCGAACGAACCCGTCCAGGACAAACTACCCGAGGGGAGCCCGCACCCCGCCGTGGTGGATGCAGAGGCCGAGGAAGCCGCTTCCGAAGCGCCCGTTTCCGAAGAGCCGCCCGGCAGCGCCCCCGAAGTCGCCGCGGGGCGCGAAATGGCGGCCAGCCGCCAGGAGccgcccgacggggacggagggGACAGGAGCGCGAACCGGCGGGAGGAGCAGCGCGGGGCCGACGGCGCCGCCACgcgtgccggccggccggcggctaGCGCCGAGGCGGCGAGGGCGCCGAGCCGCCCCGTCGAGCCGCCGGGGTGGGACGCGGCctgggaggccggcggcggcgtgggcaTCGTCATCaccgtcaccgccgccgccgaTTCGGACGACGCCGACTCCGACCAGACCTGCCAGCCCTCCCCGGTTCTGCGTCCGAACAAGCAGAAAGGGCCTAAAAAAGGCGGCGGCTCCGAGGCGGGTCACGAGGAGGgctcggcggccggcggcggccgccagctgGAGGACAAGGGGCTCGGCGAGCCGGGCCACCGGACGGCGGAGCAACgcgaggtgctgctggtggaaacGGCGTCCTCGCTGGTGAAGGCGGCCATCCAGGCGTCCATCGAGCAGCTGCTGAACGAAATGGCGCTGGAGCAGAACAAGGAGAACAGTTTTCTGTGA